The stretch of DNA cgccctccatgtgtcgacgccctccatgtgtcgacaccttccatgtgtcgacacccaccatgtgtcgacgcccttcatgtgtcgacaccctctaTGTGTcaacaccctccatgtgtcgacgcccttcaTGTGTCGACACCTTctatgtgtcgacaccctccatgtgtcgacgccctccatgtgtcgacacctctccatgtgtcgacgccctccatgtgtcgacaccctccatgtgtcgacaccctccatgtgtcgacgccctccatgtgtcgacgccctccatgtgtcgacaccttccatgtgtcgacgcccttcaTGTGTcaacaccctccatgtgtcgacgccctccatgtttcGACGCTCCCCATGTGAAGACGCCATCCATATGTCGAGGTCTTCCATGTGTCGACGTTCTGAATGTGTCGACGTCCTCTACGTGTCGACGCCCTACATGTGTCGACGccatccatgtgtcgacaccatcCATGTGTCGAGCCCTCCATATGTCGACACCTTCCATGTGTCGACGCTCTCAATGTGTCGACATTCCTCCATATGTCGACGCTCTCCATGTGTCAAcatcctccatgtgtcgacgctcaCCATGTATCGACACCCCTCCATGTTTCAAACGCCCTCTATGTGTCGACATCCTGAACGTGTCGATACCCTCCATGTTTCGATGCCCTCCATgtctcgacgccctccatgtgtcgacgaccTCCATGTGTCGAtgctctccatgtgtcgacaccatccatgtgtcgacgtcctcGAGGTGTTGatgtcctccatgtgtcgacgctctccatgtgtcaacgccctctatgtgtcgactctctccatgtgtcgacagcctacatgtgtcgacgccctccgtgTGTCAACGCCCTCAATGtgacgacgccctccatgtgtcgacaccctccatgcgtcgacgccctccatgtgtcgacacacCTACGTGTGTCGACGCCCTCAATGTGTCGACGTTCTCCATGTGTCCACGTCCtctatgtgtcgacgccctccatgtgtcgatgcCTTCCATAtgccgacgccctccatgtgtcgacgccctccatgtgtcgacaccctccatgcgTCGACACATGAAGGGCGTTGACACCCTCCATttgtcgacaccctccatgtgttgacgctctccatgtgtcgacacccctccatgtgtcgacgccctctatgtgtcgacaccctccatgtgtcgacgccctctatgtgtcgacaccctccatgtgttgacgctctccatgtgtcgacacccctccatgtgtcgacgccctctatgtgtcgacaccctccatgtgtcgacgccctccatgtgtcgacgccctctatgtgtcgacaccctccatgtttcgacaccctccatgtgtcaacgccctccatgtgtcaacgccctccatgtgtcgacgccctccatgtgtcgacgccctctatgtgtcgacaccctccatgtttcgacgccctccatgtgtcgatacCCCTCCATGTGTCTACACCCTCCATGTGTctacaccctccatgtgtcgacgctctTCATGTGTCGAcgctctccatgtgtcgacgccctccatgtgtctacGCGCTCTATGTGTCGacgtcctccatgtgtcgacgccctctatgtgttgatgccctccatgtgtcgataccctccatgtgtcgacaccattCATGTGTCGACGTCCTCAATGTGTCGACGTCCTCTATGTGTCGACGCCCGCCATGTATCGTCACCCTACGtgtgtcgacgccctctatgtgtcgacgccctccatctgtcgacaccctccatgtgtcgacgtcctccatgtgtcgacgccattCATGTGTCGACGGCCTCCTTGTGTCGTCGCCcttcatgtgtcgacgccctctacGTATCGACGCCCTCCTTGCGTCCACGCCCTCCttgtgtcgacaccctccatgtgtcgacgccctctatgTGTCAACGTCCTCCATgtttcgacgccctccatgtgtcgacgccctccatgtttcGACGCTCCCCATGTTAAGACGCCATCCATATGTCGAGGTCTTCCATGTGTCGACGttctccatgtgtcgacgtcctcTACGTGTCGACGCCctacatgtgtcgacgccctccatgtgtcgacaccatcCATGTGTCGAGCCCTCCATATGTCGACACCTTCCATGTGTCGACGCTCTCAATGTGCCGACATTCCTCCATATGTCGACGCTCTCCATGTGTCAACATCCTTCATGTGTCGACGCTCAccatgtgtcgacacccctcCATGTTTcaaacgccctccatgtgtcgacgccctccatgtgtcgacgccctccatgtgtcgacgccctccatgtgtcgacgaccACTATGTGTCGAtgctctccatgtgtcgacaccatcCATGTCTCGACGTCCTCGAGGTGTTGATGTCCTCCATCTGTCGACGCTCTCCATCTGTCAACGCCCTCTAAGTGTCGACtctctccatgtgtcgacaccctacATGTGTCGACGCCGTCCGTGTGTTAACGCCCTCAATGTGTCGACACaatccatgtgtcgacaccctccatgcgtcgacgccctccatgtgtcgacacacctacatgtgtcgacgccctcaatGTGTCGACGTTTtccatgtgtcgacgtcctctatgtgtcgacgtcctccatgtgtcgacgccctccatatgCCGACCCCTTCCATGTgttgacgccctccatgtgtcgacaccctccatgcgTCGACACATGAAGGGCGTtgacaccctccatgtgtcgacaccctccatgtgttGACGCTCTCCATGTGTCGATACCCCTatatgtgtcgacaccctccatgtgccgaccctctccatgtgtcgacacctctCGATGTGTCCACGCCCTCTATGTGTCGACGTTCTctatgtgtcgacaccctccatgtgtcgacgccttcTATGTGTAGACGTTCTCCATGTGTCAACGCACTCTATatttcgacgccctccatgtgtcgatgcCCTACATGTGTAGACACCTCTCCCTGTGTCGAACCCCTCTATATGTTGACGCCCTctatgtgtcgacaccctccatgtgtcgacgccctacatgtgtcgacgccctccatgtgtcaacgccctccatgtgtcgacactcctccatgtgtcgacgccctctgtGTGTCGACACCCCACCATGTGTCGacgtcctccatgtgtcgacaccctccatgtgtcgacgccctccatgtgtcgtcgCCGCttcatgtgtcgacaccctccatgtgtcgacgatcccatgtgtcgacgccctccatgtgtcgacaccctccatgtgtcgacgcccatgtgtcgacaccctccatgtgtcgtaTGATACTGCGTAAGTTTTAAAGGGaagaatagaagtaactgcaaagggcctattagcccatatttcttgatgcttctatattggtgcggagtattGAAGTGGGTGgaatatagctgtgcattaattggctgttgattgctggtgttgactttttgatgtgtagtgcctcgcagatgtcaagccgcctgctatcgctgtatctgtcgatgatttctgtgtttttagtTAAgaattctctggtgatggtctggttgtgggaagagattatttgTTCCTTAGTGGACTTCTTAAtggacccacttcaagactccgcaccaatatagaaaaatcaagaaatatgggccaataggccctttgcagttacttccattctttcctTTAAAACTTACCCAAtatcatacccattgtttcgtgttctgtcatgtgttttcacctcatccacaactgttgtaacatatcacctcacccaaatgcagggatataaaatgaaagccatATAAATTATTGCACAGtaggactctgtttagtgtttacaggttatagttgtgtgtgtgtaaactaaagtctttgaaaatgtaataagttattacgaaacgcgttcaagtgtcgagtcagactagaaataaaaattaattttggagaattgatttttcaattatcatcgacagtgaaaagaaacataagaaatatttagaaaattcgtgttagaattattaatcttactcttttggtcatatttaataatatatgtttacaagaaagactgctaccaaaatatactgatATTAAAACgcccgacccagcagcaaggaatctagCTTtcgcgataaaatatcgccaagatctgattcgaaatcagatacacaaagctgaaaatgaaatcaaagacaacaaaatgcaactacttcatgctacaaaccaatggagaaacagcaacatcgacgaaaactTCCGTACTcgtatcgagcaacacctcgacatcctcacagaccgacatcacctcagcactgaaacaaggattatcaagaaactaacaacattatatggaggacctatggcaattccacgaccaagagacggcttcctggaccttgctggaatcaacctcactgaggatgaagtcactctcctaaatctgggtataaactgtcacgttatgtccagaccgagtgagatggcccggaaagtggagttggaaatcctgttggacgacatattcgaccacgagacacaaaaaaaggtcaccaccaaagacaccttacaagcagaacttattgcagaaggaggaaagaatcgaggcaactacagaagcaccatactgtcccccgagctcaaagcggcagctaagagccttcgtgagaacaaggagatgtgacaagttgccaatatatgtcattcttaaaaaagacgaatatctggcgaaaataaacctcatactctctgaccaaactaaattccaaagggtaatgaaggacactacagccgaattgaaagcaaaggtcaacaaatataTCGAAACTGTGACcgccaagaaatccagactccacctgccaaagatcattggggaatacaaacctggatacgcgtatggaaatgtcaagacacacaagcctggaaacccacttcggccaatcatcagccagatacccacacccacgtacagacaggcgaagcgactcaacggcttgctgactccttttgTTCCTtgaaccttcagcctgaagtccccaaaggaatttgttgacttactgcggagaACACGGgcaacagggataagagcctcgttggacgtagaatcgctgtttaccaatgtacctgtggatgaaacaatcgggatgatagccgacagagtgtatcgtgatccggcctgcactcctcttgacataccagaaaacattctaaggaaactactccaagcatgtattaaagaggcacccttcttgagcccggatgggcacatgtataagcaagtagatggggtcgccatgggttctcccctaggtgtcctgtttgcaaacttctacatgggtaccatcgaacaaaaggtcttagtcaacatgaacttaTAACCGGCCAtatgctgcaggtatgttgacgacatttttacacaggtacctgatgtcagacatctgcaggagctgaaggaggcatgtgagcggaattctgtgttgcattttacttacgagatggagaaggatgggaagctgccctttctagatgtaacagtcatggaaaggagcggaggtttccacactgcagtctacactaaggaaacaaaaagaGGAATGTGCCTcattgccaacagtgactgcccagacaggtacaagaggagtgttgttaacgcttatgtcgactgtgctctcagccacaactcaagatggaagcaagtcggtgaagaactctgtagggtaaggcaggtcctagtcaacaacggcttctccaatggttttgttgaagacatcataagaaggaaggtggaacgccatgcaacctctgaagagacaactaacacaacacctataccccctattagactattttacaggaacttcttttccacggctcataaaacggaggaaagggtcctgaaagatattgttaataggaacgttatccctacagataaaaatcagaagatacaattgacgatttacaataaaaccaaaaaaacggccaacctactcatgagaaactccccagacacaaagcagaacgctttaaaagagaccaacgtcgtctatggctTCAAATGCCCacctggggactgtaagcctcaaagaactcagtatataggcaagacaacaacatctctttccaggcgattaacgatgcataagcaacagggctccattaagaaacataatctcttcccacaaccagaccatcaccagagaagtcttaacaaacaacacataaataatcgatagatacagcgatagcaggcggcttgatacctgcgaggcactacacatcaaaaagtcaacaccagcaatcaatagtcaattaatgcacgactatattctacccacttcaagacttcgcaccaatatagaagcatcaagaaatatgggccaataagcccttttcagttccattcttccctttaaaacGTACCCAAtatcatacccattgtttcgtgttctgtcttgtgttttcacctcatccaaaactgttgtaacatatcacctcacccaaatgcaggtatataaaatgaaagccatttaaattatagcatagtaggactctgtttagtgtttgcaggttatagttgtgtgtgtgtaaactaaagtctttgaaaatgtaataagttattacgaaacgcgttcaagtgtcgcgtcagattagaaataaaaattaattttggagaactgatttttcaattaccatcgacaatgaaaagaaacataagaaatattgagaaaattcgtgttagaattattaatattaatattactttttcgttcatatttaataatatatgtttacaagaaagactgctaccaaaatatactatatatatatatatatatatatatatatatatatatatatatatatatatatatatatatatatatatatatatatatatatatatatatgtgtgtgtgtgtgtgtatatcacgaaaataaacacgtgattaagaatgtgacaatgtcagaccacggaggaaaaatgaaacaggaatttccttaagtactttcgtatattaaatacatcttcagaaggtcagatcttcagaccttctgaagatgtatttaatatacgaaagtacttaaggaaattcctgtttcatttttcctccgtggtctgacattgtcatatatatatatatatatatatatatatatatatatatatatatatatatatatatatatatatatatatatatatatatatatatatatatatatatatatatgtataatgttaataatatattaaaggAGAAAAAGAGGATGAACACTCACACTGGACGTTGAGGTTGAGAGCGTTGCTCTGGCCGTCACCCTCCTGGTTACTACCGAGGCAGGTGTACAAGCCACGCATGTCGGCCGTCACGTTGTGGAGGCGCAGGGTGGTGTTGGTCGCCTGCGGCCCCCACTCCGCCCGTCGCAGCGGTCGCCCCTGCACCCAGAGAGAGAAATATTCGTTTAACTTCTCAAAATTAGTGACctcgggccagatttacgaagtagttacgcaagcctttacgaacctgtccatcttttctcaaaattggcggctgtgtttacaattattgaacagttaatgagctccgaagcaccaggaggctgtttataacagtagCAAATGTTGATTGCGAAATTTTCAGGCTAGTAAATTGTtcaatatatgtaaccaaagccgtcaaagatagtcaagatgtacacgttcgtaactaTTTGCGTAAGGGCTTTGTGAATCCGGGTCCAGGTTTTGGGTTTTGCAAATATAATTTTAGTTTAACGTGTGTCGATGTGTGTAGCCAATTGGGTTGGAGTACGTGTAAGTGTTCTAATCGCTACATGTGCAAACATACATGCGCAAATATTTACAagttcaaaaacacacacacacacacacacacacacacacacacacacacacacacacacacacacacacacacacacacacacacacacaccaacccctgtcagccaccctcattaagtacccacctaatgaacactccccccactcacccccctcctcccactcactcctcccccccacccaggatctcccttctcccccatcccccaagccctcccttctcccacatgccctcccgtctctcccacccacaatccctccgttctcccctgcccccctaagcccctccaccccacctaagtcttcccctctccaccactccccaaaaccccacccccctcttcctcacccacctcagccttccctttaccCCCAAggttgttgggccggacggaatctcaccatgggtattgaaagagtgtgcaggagcactttgtttgccactctccattgtgtatagtaggtcactggaaacgggagacctaccagaaatatggaagacggctaatgtagtcacaatatacaaaaagggtgacagacacgaggcactgaactacaggccagtgttcttaacttgtataccatgcaagttgatggagaagatcgtgagaaaaaacctagtaacacatctggagggaagggacttcgtgacaacccatcagcatgggttcagggagggtaaatcttgccttacaggcttatttgaattctacgatcaggtgataaagattaagcaagaaagagaaggatgggcggactgcatttttttttgactgtcggaaagcttttgacgcagtaccccataaaaggctgatgcataagctagagaaacaggcaggagtaactggtagggcgctccagtggatgagggagtacctaagcaataggaagcagagagttacagtgagggggtgagacctcagattggcgtgaagtcaccagtggagtcccacagggctctgtgcttggacctatcctgtttctgatatacgtaaatgatctccagagggtatagactaattcctcacaatgtttgctgacgacgccaaaattatgagaaggattaagacagaggaggacagcttgaggcttcaagaagagttggacaagctgcaggaatggtcgaacaaatgattgttagagtttaacccaagcaaatgtaatgtaatgaagataggtgtagggagcaggagaccagatacatggtatcatttgggagatgaaatcctgcaagagtcagagagagagaaaggcctgggggttgatatcacgccagacctgtccccagaagctcatatcaggaggataacatcagcggcatatgccagtttggcttacataagaacggcctttagaaatttgtgtaaggaatctttcagaacattatataccacatatgttagaccaatcctggagtatgcggctccagcatggagtccatatctagtcaagcataagactaaacttgaaaaggttgaaaggtttgccaccagactagtacccgaactgaagggtatgagctacgaggagagactacgggaattaaacctcacgtcactgggagacagaagagttagaggggacatgatcaccgcatacaagattctcaaaggaattgattgggtatataaagacagactttttaacacaaggggcacacgcactaggggacacaggtggaaatttagtgcccaaatgagccatagagacgttaaaaagatttttttcagtgtcagagtagtagacaaatggaatgcattaggaagtgatgaggtggaggctgacttcatacacagcttcaagtgtagatatgatagagcccaatacgctcaggaacctgtacacctgttgatcgacggttgagaggcgggaccaaagagccagagctcaacccccgcaagcacaattaggtaagtacacacactcacacaccccgtgtagtgccttaCTTATATAGTATACAAGGTtccgaaggattccttacacaggtttctgaaggcagttctgatgccttcagaaacctggctGGACTGATGCTTTCAGTTCAGGCTGGACTGATGCCTTCAGTTCAGGCTGGACTGATGCCTTCAGTTCAGGCTGAACTCGTATGCGagtccagcctcgcatacgccgccgatacgAACGCATTCGGGTGGGTTATGGGTTGTGATTTCGCTATGTGTAATCCTGTAATGTCATTGTATTCAATAAATATTTCAGTGTTTCTGGTCATTATATCTTAGAGCTGGAGGTCAAGGGGTGGGTGAGGGCGAGTCAACATCCCTCACACTTGCCTAACAATAATCTGAAGTATTGAATGTTACAATGACATGAGTTATTGTTCATTATTCATTTGGCCAGAGGGACATCGAAGGCTGAAGAGATTGGTGaacaaaaaatttgccaattcaTTTGTCTCATACTTTTTCGTGACGTCAGAAAGTTTAGTGATCCAAGATTTTAAGGTCCGGGTGACTGAAGCTTTCTGACATCATGAGGCATCATCAGACTACTGAACCACCCAGTGTCTGATACCCTGACCGTCCCCCCACCTCGACGCTCCTCTCACCAGGGCAGTAACGAGAGTATGGCTCGTTACTGTGCATATTGCTAATGAGACTTACGTTATGAAACCAGGTGACGTTATAGACCTTAGGATTGGCCTTGAGGTGACAGGTGAAGGTGACAGAGCCGCCCTCACGAACACCGGCCTCGCCTCCTCCTCCCCCGCTGACGCTGAGGGTGGCCACCGGCACGactgtggacacacacacacacatacagtaaacAACATGGAACCAAATATTTCACATGCAAACTATTGACTTTAAAACTTACTTTGTGATTTAGAAACATGAATCAGAGACTCTTTGGCTATTAGGCCCATTGCAGTTTATCATCTTCGATGTTATAAAGATGGCGGGGCAGTATGCTGGCCGTCCCATGTTGGTGCTGAAGACGGTAGACAGTAACAAGGTGATAGCTGGCTGTTGGTACGTGACTGAATTAGTGTGATGTGCAGCGCCTCGTCGACGGCCACTCTTTTACTGTTGCATCTGgtgattatttcagtgttgcaatCGACAGATACAGTGACAGATGATTGGACACGAGCAAGGCACTGCACATGAGACAATCCCAGCCAGTCAtcaacagtctcctgccacaatgTCACTCCGCCAATCTGGACACCAAGGTGCACCTTGCAACATACTCTCTCAGCAAACTTTAAACACAGGAGACGGGTAACCTGTGGTGATCCTATTGGCCGCATGGGACACTTCGTCTCTCTTTAGGTTATGTATTGTGAACCTTCAGCCAAACTGTAGTCACGTGTTTTCTGCCTCTGAGATGGTAAACAAAACGAATTCTCTCAGCATCATGCTGTACTAAAACAGAAAAAATACTTCTGGAAGGATGACATTTCATCTTCATTTTTAAATGAagatcataatatatatatatatatatatatatatatatatatatatatatatatatatatatatatatatatatatatatatatatatatatatatatatatatatatatataaaagatccAGCTCTAGAGTCATTGAACTCAACCATGCAGTCATACCCAATATAATGTCTTCagaaaagacacacacacacacacacacacacacacacacacacacacacacacacacacacacacacacacacacacacacacacacacaccaacagacacacacaaatacacatacaaaaagatTAATAATATTCTTTATCATTGTGACGATGGTGGAAGGTAGATACAACATATATGTTAGATATTTACTTAACACATATGTTGAATCTAACTTCCACTA from Procambarus clarkii isolate CNS0578487 unplaced genomic scaffold, FALCON_Pclarkii_2.0 HiC_scaffold_98, whole genome shotgun sequence encodes:
- the LOC138360171 gene encoding keratin-associated protein 10-10-like encodes the protein MCRYPYMCRHPPCADPLHVSTPLDVSTPSMCRRSLCVDTLHVSTPSMCRRSPCVNALYISTPSMCRCPTCVDTSPCVEPLYMLTPSMCRHPPCVDALHVSTPSMCQRPPCVDTPPCVDALCVSTPHHVSTSSMCRHPPCVDALHVSSPLHVSTPSMCRRSHVSTPSMCRHPPCVDAHVSTPSMCRMILRKF
- the LOC138360170 gene encoding keratin-associated protein 16-1-like; the protein is MCRRPLCVDTLHVSTPSMCRYPSMCLHPPCVYTLHVSTLFMCRRSPCVDALHVSTRSMCRRPPCVDALYVLMPSMCRYPPCVDTIHVSTSSMCRRPLCVDARHVSSPYVCRRPLCVDALHLSTPSMCRRPPCVDAIHVSTASLCRRPSCVDALYVSTPSLRPRPPCVDTLHVSTPSMCQRPPCFDALHVSTPSMFRRSPC